The nucleotide sequence TGGAACACGCAAGAGACGCATTGTACACCCTAAAGCCAGCCCTGCCCACCCCTATAAATACCGTGGCCGTTGGGCGCACTTGAACACACCATCACAGCAAGTTACACCCCATCTCTTGACACAACACTTTCGTAGCCCTGAACTTGTCTCGTCACTCCCTTGCAAGGGGAGAGGAGACCGAGTAGAGGGGACTTTTTCTTGCAAAGGTAAGAAATCTcaataatgcatgcatgcatgcatgcactgttgCGATCCTATCTTATCTTAAGGTGCATGCAGCGCATGTTTGTTACTCCATGGTCCATGGCCTCCTTAGCTTGGGTTATGGGCGCCTTAGATATTTGATGAtcttgcgtggtggcatgcatgCACATGTCGTGCAGGTGCATGTGTCATCGTTTTCAATCGGGCCGTGTGTAAACACTTGCTAGCTGGCTAGGCACGCTGTTCTCGCTGACCAATGCAGCTATAGCTGTAGTGAGCAGACAGGGCAAGAGGCAAGTTGACATGTGTGCCCGGAGGAGGTAGAGGAGGGGTCCGACCATTACACCCATCGGCCACGTTTTTTCCCCTTTGTGCCACTAGAGGAGCCTCGCGTGGTCCATTCTTCCGCAAAAACCCTGGCTCAATTCAGGAAAATATTTTAGCTGAgcaatgttttttttttcattttaggTTAGTTTTTTCTTATCAGATATATATATGCCCCAATAAACGACAAGTTTGCATTacacccatgcatgcatgcatgcacaccacTTGATCACTGAACCGTCGTCCATCTACACATGCGATCTGCCCAAGTGGGCGAGAGACGCGCATGACATATTCTTCTTCACATAATAGAGGCATCAGGCAATGCTCTACCAGCCCCTAACATCGGCTTCAACTAAAAGATCGCCGAGAACAGATGCTAAATACCCTTGGGGTACGCTACAAAATTCCCTAGCTAGCGCATCATCCCCACCTCCTCGACCTCGAGCCCAGACCCGAACGAACACCCACCAACCTTCCAGGCAGGCGCCTATAAATCGCCGCCCCCGCTCTTATCTCTTCCTCACACTGCACTCGCTCACCCCCGATCGACCGCCCACTATACGACCTCGGTCGATCTAGTGGAGCGGTAAACGGGCCGCCTTTGAATTCCACCCCGCGAGTAGTCTTGGCGCTCTCCGCGTCCCGCTCACTAGCCAGCAGCCACCCTACCTCGCCCTGGTTGACGCTATATATTGTTGTCGCGGTGCTACTTACCTGAGGTACAACGAGATACCGATCGGCCTGCACTGTGTGCTCCAGCTGTCGTCTCACTGCTCGATCGGGTGCTTTGGCTGGTGCAGAGATGGGGGAGAACGGCGTGGGCAAGAACTACTACCAGGGGAgcgcggcggcggccatggaggtgTCCTCCGTGGAGCACGGCCAGGCGGGCGGCTCCAAGTGCTACGACGACGACGGCCGCCTCAAGCGTACCGGTAAGAACAAAAGATGCTACTGCGATCATGTGGTACGGCCGCCTCAAGCGTACGTGACGGGACAAACTGACGTGGACTTTTGGTGTGCCGCAGGGACGATGTGGACGGCGAGCGCCCACATCATCACGGCGGTGATCGGGTCCGGGGTGCTGTCGCTGGCCTGGGCCATCGGCCAGCTCGGCTGGGTGGCCGGCCCCGCCGTCATGCTGCTCTTCTCCCTCGTCACCTACTACACCTCCTCGCTGCTCTCCGACTGCTACCGCTCCGGCGACGAGACCACCGGCAAGCGCAACTACACCTACATGGACGCCGTCAACGCCAACCTCAGTACGTCTGCATGCCTCCCACTGTTCACCGAGCTCGCGTAGTTTgccgctgcatgcatgcatgcggaggCAGCCTCTGAGCAGAGCTCACTCTGCTTCTCTCTCTTGTCGTTTCGTCGAGCAGGTGGCATCAAGGTCCAGCTCTGCGGGTTCCTGCAGTACGCCAACATCGTCGGCGTCGCCATCGGATACACCATCGCCGCCTCCATTAGCATGCTGTGAGTACCCAAACCTTCTGCAACGATGATCTCGATCTGTGCTAGCTGGTGAACGTGAACTAACGGTCGCTTGAAACATGTCTGCAGTGCGATCAAGAGGGCCAACTGCTTCCACGTCAAGGGGCACGTGAACCCGTGCCACATCTCGAGCACGCCCTACATGATCATCTTCGGCGTGGCGGAGATCTTCTTCTCTCAGATCCCGGACTTCGACCAGATCTCCTGGCTCTCCATCCTGGCCGCCATCATGTCCTTCACCTACTCCACCATCGGCCTCGGCCTCGGGATCGTCCAGGTGGTCGCCAACAAGGGCGTCAAGGGCAGCCTCACCGGCATCAGCATCGGCGTCGTCACGCCCATGGACAAGGTGTGGCGGAGCCTCCAGGCCTTCGGCGACATCGCCTTCGCCTACTCCTACTCGCTCATCCTCATCGAGATCCAGGACACCATCAGGGCGCCGCCGCCGTCCGAGGCCAAGGTCATGCGCCGCGCCACCGTCGTCAGCGTCGCCACCaccactctcttctacatgctctgCGGCTGCATGGGCTACGCCGCCTTCGGCGACAACGCCCCCGGGAACCTCCTCACCGGCTTCGGCTTCTACGAGCCCTTCTGGCTCCTCGACATCGCCAACGCCGCCATCGTCGTCCACCTCGTCGGCGCCTACCAGGTCTACTGCCAGCCCCTGTTCGCCTTCGTCGAGAAGTGGGCGCAGCAGAGGTGGCCCAAGTCAGGGTTCATCACCAGAGAGATCCAGGTCCCGCTCGTCTCCTCCGGCTTCAAGCTCAACCTCTTCCGCCTGACGTGGCGGTCGGCGTTCGTGGTGGCGACGACCGTGGTGTCCATGCTTCTGCCCTTCTTCAACGACGTCGTCGGCTTCCTCGGCGCCATCGGGTTCTGGCCGCTCACCGTCTACTTCCCCGTGGAGATGTACATCGTGCAGAAGAAGATACCCAAGTGGAGCTCACAGTGGGTGTGCCTACAGCTACTCAGCCTCGCCTGCCTCATCATCAccattgccgccgccgccggctccatCGCCGGGATAATGTCCGACTTAAAGGTCTACAAGCCGTTCTCCACGACTGACTGATCGATGCGTGGCTGGCCGTCGCATGAATGCACAGATCCTCGATGGACAGAATATGCCTAAAAGCTCTAATCAATTAATCAACCAATTATCACACGTTCACTAAAAATTACATGCTCAAGTAATTGTTGCTTCTAAACAGCCGGCGGACCACCGGTGCTGCTGATTTTCATTTTCCTTTGTTTGCCATCCACCGTGTTAACTGAAAATGGTAGAGGGGAACCAAAATAGTGTACTTCCAAATTGGTGTGATTGGTAAGTACGTTAATGAGAAATGAATGTTCTCATGATAACTACTTGAGTGATATTAAGATCATTCTCCAGATGAGCCTGAATTTCTTCTTGGTGCAATTTGTCGACTCGTGCGACCATGACATTTTTTTTATTTGATAAAACAGCCCctctttattactccctccgttcccaaatatttgtctttctagacatttcaagtggacacaacatacggatgtatgtagacatattttagagtgtagattcactcattttgctccgtatgtagtcacttgttgaaatctctagaaagacaaatatttgggaacggatggagtagaTAGTAACTACAGTTACATCATCAACCAGTACATGGAAAATTTCAGAGGGGGCTTCTTCAAACCAACTGGTTTTCTCATAATTTAATTTGAAACTCTATTATTTTAAAACTTTGCACCACTCTGTCGTTTGCTTGGAAAACATGGGCTTCAATTTGCGGTCATGCGCAACTTCCTTAGGGAGAAAAACATTTGACAAATGCTAATATATTTTATTTAAGAGTAAGATAGAAGCTCTGCCGAATTCATTAAGAGCGAAAAGATAAATACATAGTTGATCGGTATATAAGAAAAACTAGGATGAAAACTAGTAAATAAATGTAAAATTAAAAatatgtttttggtccctcaaaTTTACCGGAAGTTTAGATCACACCCTCAAAAAAAATTGGGTGACATTTAGTCCCGTATAAATTTTGTTCAATACCGGATTAGAGAGAAAACCAGACACATGGTGCTGGTTTTCTCTCTGCTCACGTAGGACGGCCGGGTTTTTTTGCCTTCGCAAGCTCTATCTCCTCATATGTACAAACTAAAGGCAGTTCTTATGCTTTTGATGTTACACAAATCTATTCAACACCCCCACGAAGACCCAACATCCACTAGTGCAGTTTTTCCATGCACACTGTTAAAACCCCATATCGTACACGGGGATACAAACCGTCACCTTGGATAGTGTGTGATACGGGGTCTTCGCACACTATATGGCTGTTCGTGTACGATAGGGGAACCCATCTCACACGA is from Triticum aestivum cultivar Chinese Spring chromosome 1B, IWGSC CS RefSeq v2.1, whole genome shotgun sequence and encodes:
- the LOC123133920 gene encoding amino acid permease 4 isoform X1 encodes the protein MHGTRKRRIVHPKASPAHPYKYRGRWAHLNTPSQQVTPHLLTQHFRSPELVSSLPCKGRGDRVEGTFSCKEMGENGVGKNYYQGSAAAAMEVSSVEHGQAGGSKCYDDDGRLKRTGTMWTASAHIITAVIGSGVLSLAWAIGQLGWVAGPAVMLLFSLVTYYTSSLLSDCYRSGDETTGKRNYTYMDAVNANLSGIKVQLCGFLQYANIVGVAIGYTIAASISMLAIKRANCFHVKGHVNPCHISSTPYMIIFGVAEIFFSQIPDFDQISWLSILAAIMSFTYSTIGLGLGIVQVVANKGVKGSLTGISIGVVTPMDKVWRSLQAFGDIAFAYSYSLILIEIQDTIRAPPPSEAKVMRRATVVSVATTTLFYMLCGCMGYAAFGDNAPGNLLTGFGFYEPFWLLDIANAAIVVHLVGAYQVYCQPLFAFVEKWAQQRWPKSGFITREIQVPLVSSGFKLNLFRLTWRSAFVVATTVVSMLLPFFNDVVGFLGAIGFWPLTVYFPVEMYIVQKKIPKWSSQWVCLQLLSLACLIITIAAAAGSIAGIMSDLKVYKPFSTTD
- the LOC123133920 gene encoding amino acid permease 4 isoform X2; protein product: MGENGVGKNYYQGSAAAAMEVSSVEHGQAGGSKCYDDDGRLKRTGTMWTASAHIITAVIGSGVLSLAWAIGQLGWVAGPAVMLLFSLVTYYTSSLLSDCYRSGDETTGKRNYTYMDAVNANLSGIKVQLCGFLQYANIVGVAIGYTIAASISMLAIKRANCFHVKGHVNPCHISSTPYMIIFGVAEIFFSQIPDFDQISWLSILAAIMSFTYSTIGLGLGIVQVVANKGVKGSLTGISIGVVTPMDKVWRSLQAFGDIAFAYSYSLILIEIQDTIRAPPPSEAKVMRRATVVSVATTTLFYMLCGCMGYAAFGDNAPGNLLTGFGFYEPFWLLDIANAAIVVHLVGAYQVYCQPLFAFVEKWAQQRWPKSGFITREIQVPLVSSGFKLNLFRLTWRSAFVVATTVVSMLLPFFNDVVGFLGAIGFWPLTVYFPVEMYIVQKKIPKWSSQWVCLQLLSLACLIITIAAAAGSIAGIMSDLKVYKPFSTTD